The following proteins are co-located in the Nocardioides piscis genome:
- a CDS encoding SHOCT domain-containing protein, with product MGMFSKDPAKAEAKQAKADGRAQAMADKARAKAQKKGVEVAGAVAVGHTFDDSADQFLVIFPDRVELVSMGKLGSLFRSGAGTESIPMARVSSTECRNQGIWSQVEVHTSGNSIEFKCDQVSGPYLRQAIIEQVNRLGEQADVPSNAPAQDVPEQLRKLGELHQAGVLTDDEFATKKAELLDRM from the coding sequence ATGGGGATGTTCTCGAAGGACCCGGCCAAGGCAGAGGCGAAACAAGCCAAGGCAGACGGACGTGCGCAGGCGATGGCGGACAAAGCCCGTGCGAAAGCGCAGAAGAAGGGCGTCGAGGTCGCCGGAGCGGTGGCGGTCGGCCACACATTCGATGACTCCGCCGACCAGTTCCTCGTCATCTTTCCTGACCGCGTTGAACTCGTCAGCATGGGGAAACTCGGTTCGCTGTTCCGTTCTGGCGCTGGCACGGAGTCGATCCCAATGGCACGAGTGTCGTCGACAGAATGCAGGAACCAGGGCATCTGGTCCCAGGTGGAGGTCCACACGTCCGGGAACTCCATCGAGTTCAAGTGCGATCAGGTTTCTGGCCCGTACCTGAGGCAAGCCATCATCGAGCAGGTGAATAGGCTGGGAGAGCAAGCGGACGTACCTTCTAACGCCCCCGCGCAAGACGTGCCCGAACAGTTGCGCAAACTCGGAGAACTGCACCAAGCCGGTGTGCTGACGGATGACGAGTTCGCAACGAAGAAGGCTGAACTTCTCGACCGCATGTAG
- a CDS encoding class I SAM-dependent methyltransferase encodes MTSVSSRPGRPGIATTVEVIAPPPRPVRHFARWVAASTPRGAAVVNVGGGCNASGEFPRIRRRADLLVAVDPSARVLGNSDADERHQSTLEDFAVGHPDQFDVAFAVFVLEHVADPAAFTQAVARVLRPGGAFMAITPNQWHFFGLATWATSRLGLNEWLLRRVRDPGQVSEYHFRTEYRINSVRCISRHLERAGFSEVEFRMWDLPCAYEPYLPTRLTWLATAWTRGAYRLHRPNLMGHLAFRAVLRS; translated from the coding sequence GTGACGTCGGTGTCGAGCCGCCCGGGCCGTCCGGGGATCGCGACGACGGTGGAGGTGATTGCCCCACCGCCGCGCCCCGTCCGCCACTTTGCCCGCTGGGTCGCCGCATCCACGCCCCGCGGCGCTGCGGTAGTCAACGTCGGGGGCGGCTGCAACGCCTCGGGTGAGTTCCCTCGGATCCGACGTCGCGCCGACCTGCTCGTCGCGGTGGACCCGAGCGCTCGGGTGCTGGGCAACAGCGACGCAGACGAGCGACACCAGTCGACGCTGGAGGACTTCGCCGTCGGGCACCCGGACCAGTTCGACGTCGCCTTCGCGGTCTTCGTGCTGGAGCACGTCGCCGACCCGGCCGCGTTCACCCAAGCCGTGGCGCGTGTGCTCAGGCCCGGCGGAGCCTTCATGGCCATCACCCCCAACCAGTGGCACTTCTTCGGGCTCGCGACCTGGGCCACGTCCAGGCTCGGTCTCAACGAGTGGCTGCTCAGGCGGGTGCGCGATCCCGGTCAGGTCAGCGAATACCACTTCCGGACCGAATACCGGATCAACAGCGTCCGCTGCATCAGCCGCCACCTCGAGCGCGCCGGCTTCTCCGAGGTGGAGTTCCGGATGTGGGACCTGCCATGCGCCTACGAGCCATACCTTCCGACAAGGCTGACGTGGCTGGCGACGGCGTGGACCCGCGGGGCGTATCGCCTCCACCGCCCCAACCTGATGGGGCACCTCGCCTTCAGGGCCGTGCTGCGCAGCTGA
- a CDS encoding serine/threonine-protein kinase codes for MIAGRYTVGREIGRGGMGAVHLARDEVLGRDVAIKRIGMLPGATTPDLERAEREARLAAMLNHPHVVSVFDLVADQDQHWLVMEYVEGESLADRIRSNGPIDHADAAGIIWQVADALASAHEAGITHRDVKPSNILLTPTGQAKLTDFGIAKSQADASLTQTGLVTGSPAYLAPEVASGTGAGAPSDVWSLGATLFHMLAGSPPYDVADNLMGGLYKVVHEEPPRLPDAGPFDELLRSTMVRDPEARWSMANVRDRLLEIRDARPGEGTTTTQVMPAVPAAATEVIDEPVGPVRPVPPAQPVPPAEPAESAAPAAVAAGSPERRPRWPWVAALAAAAAVVLVLVLLNSGDKADDDPEQAATEEPSSQSTSESPTQTTSDQPPSPTAASTREEVAEFVTTYLSTVTSDPATTFEMLTPAFQQASGGYGDYSGFWGTIESAQPSNIRVNPKTLTVTYDVTYQTVDGRTLNESNVLQLARSGDGYLIAGEP; via the coding sequence TTGATCGCTGGCAGGTACACCGTCGGTCGTGAGATCGGTCGCGGCGGCATGGGAGCAGTCCATCTCGCCCGCGACGAGGTCCTGGGGCGCGACGTCGCGATCAAGCGCATCGGGATGCTCCCCGGCGCGACGACTCCCGACCTGGAGCGCGCCGAGCGCGAGGCCCGGCTCGCAGCCATGCTCAACCACCCACACGTCGTCTCGGTCTTCGACCTCGTCGCCGACCAGGACCAGCACTGGCTGGTGATGGAGTACGTCGAGGGCGAGTCGCTCGCCGACCGTATCCGCAGCAACGGCCCGATCGACCACGCGGACGCCGCCGGCATCATCTGGCAGGTCGCGGACGCGCTGGCCTCTGCGCACGAGGCCGGGATCACGCACCGGGACGTGAAGCCGTCCAACATCCTCCTCACCCCCACGGGCCAGGCCAAGCTCACCGACTTCGGCATCGCCAAGTCGCAGGCGGACGCGAGCCTGACCCAGACCGGACTGGTCACCGGCTCGCCGGCCTACCTCGCGCCCGAGGTCGCCTCGGGAACCGGGGCCGGTGCGCCGAGCGACGTGTGGTCCCTCGGGGCGACCCTCTTCCACATGCTGGCCGGCTCCCCGCCGTACGACGTGGCGGACAACCTCATGGGCGGGCTCTACAAGGTGGTCCACGAGGAGCCGCCCAGGCTCCCCGACGCGGGCCCCTTCGACGAGCTCCTGCGATCGACGATGGTGCGCGATCCGGAGGCGCGATGGTCGATGGCCAACGTCCGTGACCGGCTGCTCGAGATCCGCGACGCACGGCCCGGCGAGGGCACCACGACCACCCAGGTGATGCCGGCCGTGCCGGCGGCAGCCACCGAGGTCATCGACGAGCCCGTCGGTCCGGTCCGTCCCGTGCCTCCCGCGCAACCCGTGCCACCGGCCGAGCCCGCTGAGTCGGCTGCCCCGGCTGCCGTCGCCGCCGGCTCCCCGGAGCGCCGACCACGTTGGCCGTGGGTCGCAGCCCTCGCAGCAGCCGCTGCTGTGGTCCTCGTCCTCGTGCTGTTGAACTCGGGCGACAAGGCCGACGACGACCCCGAGCAGGCCGCCACCGAGGAGCCTTCGTCGCAGAGCACGAGCGAGTCGCCCACACAGACCACCAGCGACCAGCCCCCCAGCCCGACCGCAGCCAGCACGCGGGAGGAGGTCGCCGAGTTCGTCACCACCTACCTCTCGACCGTCACCAGCGACCCCGCGACGACGTTCGAGATGTTGACGCCGGCCTTCCAGCAGGCGTCCGGCGGCTACGGCGACTACAGCGGGTTCTGGGGGACGATCGAGTCCGCGCAGCCCAGCAACATCCGGGTCAACCCCAAGACGCTGACCGTGACCTACGACGTCACCTACCAGACCGTCGACGGCAGGACACTCAACGAGTCCAACGTGCTCCAGCTCGCCCGCAGCGGCGACGGCTACCTGATCGCGGGCGAGCCCTGA
- a CDS encoding tetratricopeptide repeat protein yields the protein MPRTTDQAEYDGPPLPEEVTGQELDRAVINQLKGMPEKLAARVARHLAAAGMLIDEDPETAYRHTLAARARASRIAIVREAVGEAAYAAGHYAEALSELRAAKRMNGATAYLPMMADCHRALGHPEQSLKLAKSPSVANFAPEAKAEMTLVEAGARRDMGQLDAALRTLELAPLASKSRSSWVVRLRYAYADTLEAAGRESDALAWFHRTNAIDSDQLTDAADRAELLEKRMA from the coding sequence GTGCCCCGGACCACCGACCAGGCGGAGTACGACGGTCCGCCGCTCCCGGAGGAAGTGACGGGTCAGGAGCTGGACCGTGCGGTGATCAACCAGCTCAAGGGCATGCCCGAGAAGCTGGCAGCACGGGTCGCCAGACATCTGGCGGCAGCCGGGATGCTCATCGACGAGGATCCCGAGACAGCCTACCGACACACGCTGGCCGCACGTGCCCGCGCCTCGCGCATCGCCATCGTCCGCGAAGCAGTGGGAGAGGCCGCCTACGCGGCCGGACACTATGCCGAAGCATTGTCCGAGCTGCGTGCGGCCAAGAGGATGAACGGGGCCACCGCCTACCTGCCGATGATGGCCGACTGCCATCGGGCGCTGGGGCACCCCGAGCAGTCCCTGAAGCTGGCCAAGAGCCCCTCGGTCGCCAACTTCGCCCCCGAGGCGAAGGCTGAGATGACGCTGGTGGAGGCCGGCGCTCGCCGCGACATGGGTCAGCTCGACGCGGCCCTGCGGACGCTGGAGCTGGCGCCGCTGGCCTCGAAGAGCCGATCCTCGTGGGTCGTGCGGCTGCGCTACGCCTATGCCGACACGCTGGAGGCAGCTGGCCGCGAGAGCGATGCCCTGGCCTGGTTCCACCGGACCAACGCGATCGACAGCGATCAGCTCACCGACGCGGCCGACCGTGCCGAACTTCTCGAGAAGCGAATGGCCTGA
- a CDS encoding alpha/beta fold hydrolase codes for MVSVDRPYLEGSVAVRDGRRLSFAEYGPRDGQPIVWMHGTPGGRRQIPLEARVFAAEHGVRIIGIDRPGVGTSTPYLYADVLEWTEDLTLLLDVLGVGTFGMIGLSGGGPYVLAAGAAMPERIHGLGVLGGVAPTRGPEAAEGGIIRLAVSCAPVLSVARVPAGFLLAQMFWILRPFGGTALGLYAAVQPAGDKTLLGRPEFKAMFLDDLNNGARRQMSAPLSDLVLFARDWGFALSDVRVPVSWWHGDADHIVPFAHGQHCVDRLPDATMTVIHGESHLGGLGIASEVISTLTGLGVRRDTVAGS; via the coding sequence ATGGTTTCTGTTGACAGGCCTTATCTGGAGGGCTCCGTCGCCGTCCGCGACGGTCGCCGCCTGAGCTTCGCCGAATACGGCCCTCGTGACGGTCAGCCGATCGTGTGGATGCACGGGACCCCCGGCGGGCGTCGGCAGATCCCCCTGGAAGCGCGCGTGTTCGCAGCCGAGCACGGCGTACGCATCATCGGCATCGACCGTCCGGGTGTCGGGACGTCGACGCCATACCTGTATGCAGACGTCCTGGAGTGGACCGAGGACCTGACCCTGCTGCTCGACGTGCTGGGGGTGGGCACGTTCGGGATGATCGGGCTGTCAGGTGGCGGTCCCTACGTGCTTGCGGCGGGTGCTGCGATGCCCGAGCGGATCCATGGCCTGGGAGTCCTCGGTGGGGTGGCCCCCACCCGGGGACCTGAGGCCGCCGAGGGAGGGATCATCCGGCTCGCGGTGAGCTGCGCGCCCGTCCTCAGCGTGGCCCGGGTGCCGGCGGGGTTCCTCCTGGCGCAGATGTTCTGGATCCTCCGCCCGTTCGGAGGCACAGCCCTTGGCCTGTATGCCGCGGTGCAGCCGGCCGGGGACAAGACCCTGCTGGGCCGCCCCGAGTTCAAGGCGATGTTCCTCGACGATCTCAACAACGGGGCGCGGCGCCAGATGAGCGCGCCGCTGTCAGACCTGGTCCTCTTCGCCCGCGACTGGGGCTTCGCGCTCTCCGACGTGCGCGTGCCGGTGAGCTGGTGGCACGGGGATGCCGACCACATCGTTCCGTTCGCCCACGGGCAGCACTGCGTGGACCGTCTGCCGGACGCGACGATGACCGTCATCCACGGCGAGAGCCATCTCGGTGGCCTCGGAATCGCCAGTGAGGTGATCTCCACCCTGACCGGCCTGGGGGTCCGCCGGGACACGGTGGCGGGTTCCTAG
- a CDS encoding DUF3145 domain-containing protein: MLYVHSAPSALGPHIEWAVGGVLGVAVSLDWIPQPAQPGTYRAELSWAGSVGSAAAVASALRGWNQLRFEITEEPSSASEGTRFSYTPELGVFHAVTGIHGDIMIPEDRLKAAVVKAALGETTLLNEIDKLLGKPWDDELETFRHAGEGAPVRWLHQVV; the protein is encoded by the coding sequence ATTCTTTACGTGCACTCAGCCCCCTCTGCGCTGGGTCCCCACATCGAGTGGGCAGTCGGCGGAGTGCTGGGTGTCGCCGTGAGCCTCGACTGGATCCCGCAGCCAGCCCAGCCCGGCACCTATCGCGCCGAGCTGTCCTGGGCGGGGTCGGTCGGCTCCGCCGCGGCAGTGGCGTCCGCCCTGCGCGGCTGGAACCAGCTGCGGTTCGAGATCACCGAGGAGCCCAGCAGTGCCAGCGAGGGCACCCGTTTCTCCTACACCCCCGAGCTGGGCGTCTTTCACGCCGTGACCGGCATCCACGGCGACATCATGATCCCCGAGGACCGGCTCAAGGCGGCCGTGGTGAAGGCCGCACTGGGTGAGACAACGCTGCTCAACGAGATCGACAAGCTCCTCGGCAAGCCGTGGGACGACGAGCTGGAGACGTTCCGCCACGCAGGCGAGGGTGCTCCGGTGCGCTGGCTGCACCAGGTCGTCTGA
- a CDS encoding acyl-CoA carboxylase subunit beta: MTTTAEPTNPAKPAKLPREQDPRHPVHRLSALLDDGTLELLTADDDSGMLAATGRVQGTSVVAFCSDATVMGGAMGDVGCRVVVEAYHRAITDGVPIIGLWHSGGARLAEGVLSLHAVGRIFQVMTQASGVIPQISVVLGPAAGGAAYGPALTDIVILGPEGRIFVTGPDVVRSVTGEDVDMLRLGGPEPHGRRSGVVHILTESEAEALDRARGVAHLMGSQGGLDAEAVVDRDLASLLPESRKRAYDVHPLVEAMLDDDTTQEIHARWAPNIVTALGRFGGRTVGVVANNPLRLGGCLDSLSAEKASRFVRMCDAFAIPLIVIVDVPGYLPGVGQEWDGVVRRGAKLLHAFGECVVPRVTLVTRKTYGGAYIAMNARSLGATRVLAWPGAEVAVMGAVAAIRVLHRRKLAEVSPEIRPQVEAELAAEHERIAGGVERAVEIGVVDEVVEPDHTRSAIATAILAEIATSGVRRGRHGNIPL, from the coding sequence TTGACCACCACCGCTGAGCCCACCAACCCGGCCAAGCCCGCGAAGCTGCCGCGGGAGCAGGACCCGCGTCACCCGGTCCACCGGCTGAGCGCGCTCCTGGACGACGGCACCCTCGAGCTGCTCACCGCTGACGACGACTCGGGCATGCTCGCGGCCACCGGCCGCGTCCAGGGCACCAGCGTGGTCGCCTTCTGCAGCGACGCGACCGTCATGGGTGGCGCCATGGGTGACGTCGGATGTCGCGTGGTCGTCGAGGCCTACCACCGCGCCATCACCGACGGCGTGCCGATCATCGGCCTGTGGCACTCCGGCGGTGCCCGCCTGGCCGAAGGGGTCCTGTCCCTCCACGCAGTCGGCCGGATCTTCCAGGTGATGACCCAGGCCTCTGGCGTCATCCCCCAGATCTCGGTGGTCCTCGGGCCTGCGGCAGGTGGTGCTGCCTACGGCCCCGCCCTGACCGACATCGTGATCCTGGGCCCCGAGGGACGCATCTTCGTCACGGGTCCGGACGTCGTCCGCTCCGTCACCGGGGAGGACGTCGACATGCTCCGTCTCGGCGGACCCGAACCGCACGGCCGGCGATCGGGTGTGGTCCACATCCTCACCGAGTCCGAGGCCGAGGCGCTCGACCGGGCCAGGGGCGTCGCCCACCTGATGGGCTCCCAGGGCGGCCTCGACGCCGAAGCCGTCGTCGACCGCGACCTTGCCTCGTTGCTGCCCGAGTCGCGCAAGCGGGCCTACGACGTCCATCCCCTCGTCGAGGCGATGCTGGACGACGACACGACGCAGGAGATCCACGCGCGCTGGGCCCCCAACATCGTCACGGCCCTGGGTCGTTTCGGTGGCCGCACGGTCGGCGTCGTCGCCAACAACCCACTGCGGCTGGGCGGCTGCCTCGACTCGCTCTCGGCCGAGAAGGCGTCGCGCTTCGTCCGGATGTGCGACGCGTTCGCGATCCCGCTGATCGTGATCGTCGACGTGCCCGGCTATCTGCCCGGAGTGGGTCAGGAGTGGGACGGCGTCGTCCGTCGTGGCGCGAAGCTCCTGCACGCCTTCGGCGAGTGCGTGGTCCCGCGGGTCACGCTGGTGACGCGCAAGACGTACGGCGGCGCCTACATCGCCATGAACGCCAGATCACTCGGCGCCACTCGCGTCCTCGCCTGGCCGGGCGCCGAGGTGGCCGTCATGGGTGCCGTGGCCGCGATCCGCGTGCTGCACCGGCGCAAGCTGGCCGAGGTCTCGCCCGAGATCCGGCCACAGGTCGAGGCCGAGCTCGCCGCCGAGCACGAGCGCATCGCCGGCGGGGTGGAACGAGCCGTCGAGATCGGCGTCGTGGACGAGGTGGTCGAGCCCGACCACACCCGCAGCGCCATCGCGACCGCGATCCTCGCCGAGATCGCCACCTCGGGCGTGCGTCGGGGCAGGCACGGCAACATCCCCCTGTGA
- the fabF gene encoding beta-ketoacyl-ACP synthase II, with amino-acid sequence MASTRVVVTGLGATSPVGGDVASTWAALLAGQSGIRHLDEEWVEQLPVKIAGRVAVEPSEVLERVKARRLDRASQFAMVAADEAWADSGLEGSGLDPERLAVSLASGIGGVTTLLANYDALLEKGPRRVSPLAVPMLMPNAPAANVSLKYGARGAVHAPTSACASGNEAIAMAIDLIRLGRADAVIAGGAEAAIHPLPMAAFANMMALSKNEGDPTTVSRPWDTARDGFVLGEGGAVLVLESEEHALARGAHIYATVLGAGISNDAHDIAQPDPEGRGGTRAIQMAMREGDVDPARVVHVNAHATSTPKGDIAEGLMLHAVLGEHVEQCVVTSTKSMTGHLLGGAGALEAVATVLALRDRTSPPTINLDDKDPEVDLDIPTSARELPAGDIVALNNSFGFGGANVAVAFASV; translated from the coding sequence ATGGCCTCGACTCGCGTTGTCGTCACCGGGCTCGGAGCGACCTCCCCGGTGGGAGGTGACGTCGCCTCCACCTGGGCGGCGCTGCTCGCCGGTCAGTCCGGGATCCGTCACCTCGACGAGGAGTGGGTCGAGCAGCTTCCGGTCAAGATCGCCGGTCGCGTCGCGGTCGAGCCGTCCGAGGTCCTCGAGCGCGTCAAGGCGCGGCGACTCGACCGCGCCAGCCAGTTCGCCATGGTCGCCGCCGACGAAGCCTGGGCCGATTCCGGGTTGGAGGGTTCGGGCCTCGACCCCGAGCGGCTCGCGGTATCGCTCGCGTCGGGCATCGGCGGGGTCACGACCCTGCTGGCCAACTACGACGCGCTCCTCGAGAAGGGGCCGCGCCGTGTCTCGCCCCTCGCCGTACCCATGCTGATGCCCAACGCTCCGGCAGCCAACGTCAGCCTCAAGTACGGCGCCCGCGGGGCCGTGCACGCCCCGACCTCGGCCTGCGCCTCGGGAAACGAGGCGATCGCCATGGCGATCGACCTGATCCGGCTCGGTCGCGCCGACGCCGTCATCGCTGGCGGCGCCGAAGCAGCCATCCACCCGTTGCCGATGGCGGCCTTCGCCAACATGATGGCCCTGTCCAAGAACGAGGGTGACCCGACCACCGTGTCGCGCCCGTGGGACACGGCTCGTGACGGGTTCGTGCTGGGCGAGGGCGGCGCCGTGCTCGTCCTGGAGTCCGAGGAGCACGCCCTCGCCCGGGGAGCGCACATCTATGCGACGGTCCTCGGGGCGGGCATCAGCAACGACGCCCACGACATCGCCCAGCCGGACCCGGAGGGCCGTGGCGGCACCCGTGCCATCCAGATGGCGATGCGGGAGGGCGACGTCGACCCGGCCCGGGTGGTTCACGTCAACGCGCACGCCACCTCGACACCCAAGGGTGACATCGCAGAGGGCCTGATGCTCCACGCCGTGCTCGGCGAGCACGTCGAGCAGTGCGTGGTCACGAGCACCAAGTCCATGACCGGGCACCTGCTGGGTGGCGCCGGTGCCCTCGAGGCCGTGGCGACCGTGCTGGCGCTGCGGGACCGCACCAGCCCGCCGACGATCAACCTGGACGACAAGGATCCCGAGGTCGACCTCGACATCCCCACCTCCGCGCGCGAGCTGCCGGCGGGCGACATCGTCGCGCTCAACAACTCGTTCGGCTTCGGTGGCGCCAACGTGGCCGTGGCTTTCGCCAGCGTGTGA
- a CDS encoding acyl carrier protein: MATTEEIRTDLAEIVNEVAGIPADDVQLDKSFVDDLDVDSLSMVEVVVAAEEKFGVTIPDDEVKNLKTVGDAVAFIERAQG; this comes from the coding sequence ATGGCCACCACCGAAGAGATCCGCACCGACCTCGCCGAGATCGTCAACGAGGTCGCCGGCATCCCCGCCGACGACGTCCAGCTCGACAAGTCTTTCGTCGACGACCTCGACGTCGACTCGCTCTCCATGGTCGAGGTCGTCGTGGCCGCCGAGGAGAAGTTCGGCGTCACCATCCCCGACGACGAGGTCAAGAACCTCAAGACCGTCGGCGACGCGGTCGCGTTCATCGAGCGCGCACAGGGCTGA
- a CDS encoding beta-ketoacyl-ACP synthase III gives MPTSIASISGAPHARVLGVGAYRPTRLVPNSDVVDAIDSSDEWIQQRSGIKSRRWAGPEESVQMMSVAASRVALERAGLDGSQIDCVVVATVSHLLQTPAVATAIAHELGTDAAAFDISAACSGFCHGMAMAADFVRAGSARHVLVIGVERLTDILDLTDRGTAFIFADGAGAAVVGPSDTPGIGPVVWGSDGEQFDLIRQREDWRDVVGTPEAPGSGVMPHLTMQGNSVFRWASFAMAKIGTQALDRAGITLDELDVFVPHQANMRIIDAMARSMKLPPHVRIARDIAEQGNSSAASVPLALDRMIADGEARSGDTALLIAFGAGLSYAAQVITVP, from the coding sequence ATGCCGACCAGCATCGCCTCGATCTCAGGTGCGCCGCACGCCCGGGTGCTGGGTGTCGGCGCCTACCGGCCGACCCGCCTCGTGCCCAACTCCGACGTCGTCGACGCGATCGACTCCAGCGACGAGTGGATCCAGCAGCGCTCGGGCATCAAGTCGCGCCGGTGGGCCGGCCCCGAGGAGTCCGTGCAGATGATGTCGGTCGCGGCGTCCCGCGTGGCGCTCGAGCGAGCCGGTCTCGACGGCAGCCAGATCGACTGCGTGGTCGTGGCGACCGTCAGCCACCTGCTCCAGACCCCGGCCGTCGCCACGGCGATCGCCCACGAGCTCGGCACCGACGCCGCGGCCTTCGACATCTCGGCCGCGTGCTCGGGGTTCTGCCACGGCATGGCCATGGCGGCCGACTTCGTCCGTGCCGGCAGCGCCCGCCACGTCCTGGTCATCGGGGTCGAGCGCCTCACCGACATCCTCGACCTCACCGACCGTGGCACCGCCTTCATCTTCGCCGACGGGGCGGGGGCCGCCGTCGTCGGACCCAGCGACACCCCCGGCATCGGCCCGGTCGTGTGGGGCTCCGACGGTGAGCAGTTCGACCTCATCCGGCAGCGCGAGGACTGGCGCGACGTCGTCGGCACCCCCGAGGCGCCCGGCAGCGGAGTCATGCCACACCTGACGATGCAGGGCAACTCGGTCTTCCGCTGGGCCTCCTTCGCGATGGCCAAGATCGGCACGCAGGCACTCGACAGGGCCGGCATCACCCTCGACGAGCTCGACGTCTTCGTTCCCCACCAGGCCAACATGCGCATCATCGACGCGATGGCCCGCTCGATGAAGCTGCCGCCGCACGTCCGCATCGCTCGCGACATCGCCGAGCAGGGCAATTCGTCTGCGGCCTCGGTCCCGCTCGCGCTGGACCGGATGATCGCCGACGGCGAGGCCAGGTCCGGCGACACCGCCCTCCTCATCGCCTTCGGCGCCGGGCTCTCGTATGCCGCCCAGGTCATCACCGTTCCCTGA
- a CDS encoding PucR family transcriptional regulator, whose amino-acid sequence MSRMSSDLDWFDDLSARDRSWVGLIVQAGVKAFVDWYGAEVSLDPAEVGDPPPLAAAVFGAAPRELTGVISLKQTVDLVRLSIAAVESNIDEVLDPVDAVDVHHAVLRYGREVAFATAEVYARAAEVRGAWDARLEALVVDAVLRSEADETVLSRASALGWSARGDVAVVLGAAPAQRRENDVFDEVRRDAQAAGLDALCATQGERMVVVLGGVDDPDRAAAAIVEHFAEGPVVVGPVTADLGHAHASARAALSAHRAAAGWPEAPRPVRSDELLAERALAGDGHARRHLVEGVYLPLVSGRDTLIETISAYFQHGSSVEAAARHLFVHANTVRYRLRQAADVTGLVATDPRDAFTLQIALVLGRQSGRTSL is encoded by the coding sequence ATGTCGCGAATGTCGAGCGACCTGGACTGGTTCGACGACCTCAGCGCCCGGGACCGTTCCTGGGTGGGCCTGATCGTGCAGGCGGGCGTGAAGGCCTTCGTCGACTGGTACGGCGCCGAGGTCAGTCTCGACCCCGCCGAGGTCGGCGATCCCCCACCCCTGGCGGCTGCCGTCTTCGGTGCCGCCCCGAGAGAGCTGACGGGGGTCATCAGCCTCAAACAGACGGTCGACCTGGTCCGGTTGAGCATCGCGGCCGTCGAGAGCAACATCGACGAGGTCCTCGACCCGGTCGATGCCGTGGACGTGCATCACGCGGTCCTGCGCTACGGCCGGGAGGTCGCCTTCGCCACGGCGGAGGTCTATGCCCGCGCCGCAGAAGTCCGCGGAGCCTGGGACGCCCGGCTGGAGGCGCTGGTCGTCGACGCGGTCCTGCGGTCGGAGGCGGACGAGACGGTGCTGTCCCGGGCGAGTGCGCTGGGATGGAGCGCACGCGGCGACGTGGCCGTGGTGCTGGGCGCAGCGCCCGCACAGCGCAGGGAGAACGACGTGTTCGACGAAGTACGCCGTGACGCACAGGCGGCTGGCCTGGACGCCCTGTGCGCCACCCAGGGCGAACGCATGGTGGTGGTCCTGGGGGGCGTCGACGATCCCGACCGTGCAGCCGCGGCCATCGTCGAGCACTTCGCTGAGGGGCCGGTCGTCGTCGGTCCGGTGACCGCCGACCTCGGACACGCGCACGCTTCGGCCCGAGCTGCCCTGTCGGCCCACCGCGCCGCGGCCGGCTGGCCCGAAGCCCCCCGCCCCGTGCGCAGCGACGAGCTTCTTGCCGAGCGCGCCCTCGCCGGCGACGGCCACGCCCGACGACACCTCGTGGAGGGCGTCTACCTCCCGCTGGTCAGTGGCCGCGACACCCTGATCGAGACGATCTCGGCCTACTTCCAGCACGGCTCCTCGGTGGAGGCAGCGGCGCGACACCTCTTCGTCCACGCCAACACCGTTCGCTATCGGCTGCGCCAGGCCGCAGACGTCACCGGGTTGGTCGCGACCGATCCTCGCGATGCCTTCACCCTCCAGATCGCCTTGGTGCTGGGGCGCCAGTCCGGCCGGACCTCTTTGTAG